CGCTCCCGGCCCGTGGATCAAGCCGGACCAGCCGGCCGGCAAGGACGGTCGTGTTTCCGGAGATTCCGTATTCCCGCGCCTGCCGCACCGTGTGCGTCCTGCCGGTCCGGGCGGGATACGCTTGAATACCCTGGCTGTGGAGTTGTTCGATACGCGACATGACCGTCCTTCAAAAGGTATCCTTCGGAAAAACTCGTGGTAAACATTAACGGTCGATTTCACCAAAAGCAAGCATCAGTTTGTCCTTGATTTGCGTCCCCCGGATTATTACCTTGGGAGGGACCGTAACGTACTTCAGGACCCTGGCACGCTCCGCGCGTCTCCGGCCGAAATTAACGCCCGCATCGATCACCGCCGGCCCGTTCCAATGACCGCAATCCGACTTTGGGCACCACGTCTGTTCCTGCTGGGCTACTTGGTGGTCGCTGCGTGCGGAAACACCCCCGCGCCCGGTGGCGAATCCCCTGAATCCGATCCCGTCCTCTCCCGCATCCAGTTGCCGGAAGGCTTCCGGATCTCTGTTTACGCCAGCGGCGTACGCAACGCGCGGGCTATGGCGATCGGACCGGGCGGCACCCTCTTCGTGGGTTCCCGGCGTGCAGGGAATGTGTACGCCGTCAGGGACCGGGACGGGGATTTCGTCGCCGACGAGGTGCTGACCCTCGACAGCGGGCTCAAGATGCCGAGCGGCATCGCTTTTCGGGATGGAGCGCTCTACGTCGCCGATATCAACGTGGTGCTCCGGTATGACGACATCGAAAACAGGCTGGACGATCCCCCCGAACCGGTCGTGGTCAGCCGGGGTTTCCCGACCGACCGTCATCACGGCTGGAAGTTCATCCGGTTCGGGCCCGACGGCAAGCTCTACGTTCCTGTGGGGGCTCCGTGCAACATCTGCGAACGCGCAGATCCGCGATACGCGACCATCATGCGCATGAACCCGGACGGAACGGACCTGGAAGTCTACGTGAGCGGCGTGCGCAATACCGTGGGCTTCGACTGGCACCCGGACACGGGCGAACTCTGGTTCTCCGACAACGGGCGGGACCTCATGGGCAACGACGTCCCACCCGACGAGTTGAACCGCGTAAGCGAAGCCGGACAGCATTTCGGCTTCCCGTATCACCACGGCACGGACATACCGGATCCCGAATTCGGCGGCCGGCGTCCACTGGATACCCTGGTGCCTCCCGTGCAGGACCTCGATCCGCACGTGGCCGCGGTGGGCATGCGATTCTACACCGGCGACATGTTCCCGCCCGAGTACCGCAACCAGGTATTGATCGCGGAACACGGGTCCTGGAACCGGGACAATCGGATCGGGTACCGGGTCACCCTGGTGCGCCTGGACGGTAACGAGGCCGTGAGTTACGAGGACTTCGCCGCGGGCTGGCTCGTGGACGAGGCGTACTCCGGCCGCCCGGCCGACGTGGAGGTCATGCCGGACGGATCCCTGCTCGTTTCCGATGATTACGCCGGGGTGATCTACCGGATCACGTACGGACAATAAACGTTGGAAACTCCGGTGACGCATGGCTGATCAGATCAGGGTATTGCCCGAGAAACTGGCGAACATGATCGCCGCGGGCGAAGTGATCGAACGTCCCGCCTCGGTTGTGAAGGAACTTGTCGAGAACGCGATCGACGCCGGCGGTGAGCGCATTTCCGTGGAGATCAAGTCGGGCGGGAAGCAGCTCATGCGCGTCATGGACGACGGCGGAGGCATGACCCGGGAGGACGCGGTACTGGCCTTCGAACGGCATGCGACCAGCAAGATCGCCGGCGAGGACGACCTCTACCGCATCGGTACCTTCGGTTTTAGGGGCGAGGCGCTGGCCAGCATCGCCTCCGTGGCCCGGGTGGACCTGACGACGAATACGAAAGGCGAAGCGGCCGGGACCCGCGTCCGCATCGACGGGGGTTCGGCGCCGAAGGTTACGGACGCCGGACGGGCAGCGGGTACGACGGTCGCCGTCTCGCAGTTGTTTTACAACGTGCCCGCCCGACGGAAGTTCCTCCGGACCACGGGTACGGAGACGCGCCATGTCGTTTCCGTGGTTTCCTCCATCGCCATGGCCTATCCCGGGATCGCCTTCACGCTGACGGTCGACGGCCGGGATACCCTTTCCCTGCCCGCCGTGTCCAACACCTATACCCGGGCGCAGGCCGTCATGGGCAACACGCT
Above is a genomic segment from Gemmatimonadota bacterium containing:
- a CDS encoding sorbosone dehydrogenase family protein, which gives rise to MTAIRLWAPRLFLLGYLVVAACGNTPAPGGESPESDPVLSRIQLPEGFRISVYASGVRNARAMAIGPGGTLFVGSRRAGNVYAVRDRDGDFVADEVLTLDSGLKMPSGIAFRDGALYVADINVVLRYDDIENRLDDPPEPVVVSRGFPTDRHHGWKFIRFGPDGKLYVPVGAPCNICERADPRYATIMRMNPDGTDLEVYVSGVRNTVGFDWHPDTGELWFSDNGRDLMGNDVPPDELNRVSEAGQHFGFPYHHGTDIPDPEFGGRRPLDTLVPPVQDLDPHVAAVGMRFYTGDMFPPEYRNQVLIAEHGSWNRDNRIGYRVTLVRLDGNEAVSYEDFAAGWLVDEAYSGRPADVEVMPDGSLLVSDDYAGVIYRITYGQ